One part of the Vicia villosa cultivar HV-30 ecotype Madison, WI linkage group LG6, Vvil1.0, whole genome shotgun sequence genome encodes these proteins:
- the LOC131610333 gene encoding uncharacterized protein LOC131610333 — MTKSPKTTCDQNSNMNLLLVLFPQTSSPSCSSSPSPSSKSLIISKAQSTISICALLLFTTLLLFTLSTLPNTSPPSPSRRRFLLHNHHNHHNFALQKMGTLYLRGTRPMSDLLISHVSDETTHDDFRFFLRLLHRSTIVSSTDVVFIFSSPSSTSSFSPIIQQENHSFTKLLHSNNNTFFNNSRFLHKGNNHIGETLWGNKLKTLNNVTAGSTSLSYGSVLSFDATELDPENSLSGFLDRVPFTLRRWACYPMLLGRVRRNFKHVMLVDTKSVLILRDPFSRVKNRSPESVLLFNKHGKKTQSTQRAVLPSVIIGGARGVRRLSNAVMVEIVRAATQHRKKKNSVSESSVLSQLASNEFLLRSKNVELIVLNELVPEASSLSGHNHAIIQRGNGNHDFNSVIKKQICSSVVDSSVYRDC, encoded by the coding sequence atgacaaaatcACCAAAAACAACCTGCGACCAAAACTCCAACATGAATCTCCTCCTAGTATTATTCCCACAAACCTCTTCaccttcttgttcttcttcaccTTCACCATCATCAAAATCTCTCATAATCTCCAAAGCTCAATCCACTATCTCAATCTGCGCTCTCCTCCTCTTCACAACGCTCCTTCTCTTCACCCTCTCCACTCTCCCCAACACCTCTCCACCATCCCCTTCACGACGCCGTTTCCTCCtccacaaccaccataaccaccacAACTTCGCCCTCCAGAAAATGGGTACCCTCTACCTCCGTGGAACCAGACCCATGTCTGATCTCCTCATCTCCCACGTCTCAGACGAAACCACCCACGACGACTTTCGCTTCTTCCTCAGACTCCTCCATCGCTCCACTATCGTTTCCTCAACCGACGTCGTTTTCATCTTCTCTTCACCTTCTTCAACTTCATCTTTCTCTCCTATTATTCAACAAGAGAATCACTCTTTCACAAAACTCCTTCACTCCAACAATAACACATTTTTCAACAATTCTCGGTTTTTACACAAGGGAAACAATCACATTGGAGAAACATTATGGGGAAACAAATTGAAAACTCTCAACAATGTTACTGCTGGTTCTACTTCACTGAGTTATGGATCGGTACTGAGTTTCGACGCAACTGAACTCGACCCGGAAAACTCGCTATCCGGGTTTCTCGACCGAGTTCCGTTCACTCTCCGACGCTGGGCGTGTTACCCAATGCTACTAGGCCGTGTCAGACGCAACTTCAAACACGTGATGCTAGTAGACACCAAAAGCGTTTTGATACTCCGTGACCCGTTTAGCCGAGTCAAGAATCGTAGTCCAGAATCGGTTCTCCTCTTCAACAAACACGGCAAGAAGACTCAATCAACTCAGCGCGCGGTTCTACCCTCTGTCATCATAGGCGGAGCTCGCGGGGTTCGACGGTTGTCTAATGCGGTAATGGTCGAGATCGTTCGGGCCGCGACTCAGCATAGGAAGAAGAAGAACTCGGTTTCTGAGTCCTCTGTTCTGAGTCAACTCGCGAGTAACGAGTTTCTCTTGAGAAGTAAGAATGTTGAGTTAATTGTGTTGAACGAGTTGGTTCCGGAAGCGAGTTCACTCAGTGGACACAATCACGCAATAATTCAACGCGGTAATGGTAATCATGATTTTAATTCTGTTATTAAGAAGCAAATTTGTTCGTCGGTGGTAGATTCTTCTGTTTATAGAGATTGTTAA